The DNA region ATTACAAATGAAAAATTTAATGATATAACAGTTTTATATGTGGAAGATGATCTTATGACATCTGAAGAAATTACTTATTTTTTAAGTAAATATGTAAAAAAAGTTATTATTGCAAAAGATGGAGAAGAAGGTTTAAAATTATTTAAAGAACATTCAATTGATATTGTAATTACTGATATTCAAATGCCAAAAATGAATGGTCTTGATATGTCAGAAAAAATATTAGATATTTCCCCTAGTGTCCCTATTGTATTAACTACAGCATTTACAGAAGCTTCTTATTTAGTACGAGCAATTGAGTTGGGTATTGATAAATATTTATTAAAACCAGTAAATTTAAATGAGATTTTAGCAATAATTAAAAAAAGTTTGTATATAAAAAATTTAGAAGATGATCAAATTATATATGAAGATTATATCCAATTTATATTAGACAATAACTCTACTTTTATGTTTATTATGAACTCTTCGAATATTGAATATGTTAGCAATCAATTTTTAGAGTTTTTAGGTTATTCTGATTTAAAATCTTTTAATAATCAATTAAATCAAAACGAATCAATAATGCAAATAGATGAATTAAAACTTGGCAAAGGCTGGTTTGATTATTTAGTACAAAATAAAGATAAAAGACATCTTTTGAAAGTAAAAAAGAATAGTAGTGATATATTTGTTTATCAAGAGTTCTATGTTACTTATAAATATTTTGAAAATATGCATAAAAGTATTTTATTATTTGTTGATAAAAATGAAGATAAACTTGAAAAAATTAGTAAAATTACTAATGAGTTAATTATTGATTTAAATAATAATATTTCTAATAATATTTTGATGAAAAAACTAAAAGATATTTTAGAAATTACAGAAGGAAAATAGAATGAAAAGATTAAGTATTCGTGTAAAATTAATCTTAATCTTTATTTTTATAAAAGTAATTCCTCTTCTTTTTATATCTTATATTGTATATAAAGGTGTAATAAAACTAGATGAATATTTGAAAAATAACACTCAATATCTTTTTAATCATAGTAAAGAAATTATTTTAAATACTGCAAATGAATCAATAAGTGATAGTATTAAAATATTAGATAAAAAATCTCAACAATCTTTAGAGAGATTAAGTTATGAAATAGCTAATAATATAGCAAACTTTTTGTATCAAAGAGACGAAGATATTCTATTTTTATCAAAAATAGATTTAAATCAACAAGTAATAGATGAATTTTATAATAGTAAAAAAAGAGATATTATCGTTCATGGAAAATATTATTATGATGATAGAACAAAAAGTTATAAATTAGAAAATGAAACAGAAAATAACTATGTGATTAGAAAAACTTCATTAAAAGATAATCAAAAAGAGTTCAATTATATTGATCCAAAAAAATTA from Malaciobacter molluscorum LMG 25693 includes:
- a CDS encoding response regulator transcription factor, whose amino-acid sequence is MLDITNEKFNDITVLYVEDDLMTSEEITYFLSKYVKKVIIAKDGEEGLKLFKEHSIDIVITDIQMPKMNGLDMSEKILDISPSVPIVLTTAFTEASYLVRAIELGIDKYLLKPVNLNEILAIIKKSLYIKNLEDDQIIYEDYIQFILDNNSTFMFIMNSSNIEYVSNQFLEFLGYSDLKSFNNQLNQNESIMQIDELKLGKGWFDYLVQNKDKRHLLKVKKNSSDIFVYQEFYVTYKYFENMHKSILLFVDKNEDKLEKISKITNELIIDLNNNISNNILMKKLKDILEITEGK